TTCGGTTCTCCAATCGATTATTTTCCAGGCAAAACGTCGAACCTGATTTTGGTTACCAGTATGGCCAGGGAGAGGATGATGGTAATGGCGTTCGCCAGAGTTATAACATAATCATCCTTCAAAATCCCGTACGCCAGCCACAAGCCGACCCCGACGGTAAAAAGCACGTACATGCCGAGCGATAGGGACTTGGTGTCCTTGTCCCTTAGCACCTTTACCGCCTGCGGCAAAAAGGCCAGGGTAGTGCATGATGCCGCAAAGTAGCCCACTGCATCGACGAGCGCCATATTTCTCAACCTCTTTTAAATTCCGATTTATCTGGACTGCTGCCCGCGCCGCCGGGTCAGGACATCATAGCTGCAATTGCGGGGAATGAGACAGCAAAACTTTCTCTTTGTAGAGAGAGAGACGTATACGACTGATTTCTCTGGGTAAAACCATCTTTTTTACGGTCCATGCAAAAAAAATTCCGGTCGCTGGGCCGTCACTTCAAAATGGATTTCCACTTTCGCCCCCGACTCGACTGCAGGCGCTTCGCTTGGCGCCTCCATGAGCGCTGAAGGACACCCGGGGCTATTCCGTATCTTACTGTTTTTACATTGATTTAAACAAGATCGCTGGGCCGGGTCAGGCCAGCCGGAGGATTTCCAAAAACCGGTTGACGGATGCCCTGACCAGGCACCGCACACCACCCATTTCATCCACCCGAATAGATACTCGACAAACCCTGTTCAGGCAATTGCGTTCTAAAAATAACCTATTGATATTAAATGGTTTTAGCATTTAAATGGATTCCAGCGGCTCACTGGTGAACCGCTGACGCACCACGAAAGGAGACAAAAAGATGGCGGG
The nucleotide sequence above comes from Desulfuromonadales bacterium. Encoded proteins:
- a CDS encoding SemiSWEET transporter is translated as MALVDAVGYFAASCTTLAFLPQAVKVLRDKDTKSLSLGMYVLFTVGVGLWLAYGILKDDYVITLANAITIILSLAILVTKIRFDVLPGK